In Rhopalosiphum padi isolate XX-2018 chromosome 3, ASM2088224v1, whole genome shotgun sequence, the genomic stretch gaaatacctagtaaaatttaatttaatggatgATTGTCAACATTTGAACATACTTCCAAGAGTCTATTTTATAAAtccttatacttttttttttttcagcaaGAAATTGTTCTGATAtcattttattcaaactttCTTCTTTTTTCAAACAATCTATCTAAGATGATTGGTCTCGTACAACTTACCATTGCTGAAAATCCATTGTGCCAGCTctctattttgttatttgttctaggtagattttctttaatatgattaaaacaatTCCAGATTTCAATTGGAAACAATGGAGGTCGGCGATTTCCTCTCCTGCCTAAAATACCAATCCATGTACATTCAAAATAGGTTATTAGGGGTGATAACATCTCTTCATTTTCGGCATAATATGGgctttctaataatatttcaaaacattgaATTACCTTATCTGCAGGTATAAAAGCAAGAGCTGGTAATTTTTGTACCTCTAATGCAAAATTAACATTGTCGCTATATTGTTTTGACAGACCGTGGTGTTGTATTTGTCTCCAAACTGCTTGACTCAGATGAAAAAAACATCCATGAATATTTGtatttggaaattaatttttaatagcattAATTGCTGCTTTTTCAAAATCTACCACAAAGGATTTTGGACATAAACCAaactttattgattttaaagcttgaaataattttacatatgtcGTTTCTTTTTTATCTGGTAGCAAAGCGTATACCAAAGATATTATTTCAGTATGAAATACTGCATGGAtagtataaaattgataaaataaatttggacAACTTGAAAATGTTCCGTCCGAAAACCAGTGTTCAACAATTTTTCTAACTCGTTTATTgttctttttaaacattttgaattcgGCATTTGACCAGCTACTGCGGGTGttaactgaaataatataattttaaaaattaaatataattgtaatttgaaaaaataaaaatttaaatacatatttcgaatcaggcaaataataaaaaatatatattttgtacaggcacgtatacaggggGGGTTTGGGGTTCAAACCCCCCcgaaataatttctttaaaaattaagtcaaatttattatattcctattattataaaatatttttataattagctGTTTGTGACTAGTTTTCTCTGTTTATTAGTCGGGTATGAAATACacgtttatacctatattatagtattatagttgaATGATCGAGGTGATTACTGAGAACTACGTCCGAACACAGAACTGTATAGTTGCGATTTGCGATATACCTAGAAAACTCATACTTTTAGGATAATCTTATCTTATCTTATTTCCGTATCTACTCGATCGAAACAAAAATTTCTATTGAATTTCTAAACTACagtctacaataataaaatcattaaacgaTGACGATCGTTTAGTTTTAGTCTGTGTTCGGTATTAGAACGGTAACGAGTGCGATAGTGTTTTGGTTATTTTTGCGAGTTCTAACTTATGAAAACTGATTaaccaaatttattaaatattttatattttattattatttttttacaatgaaaAGAAATAGTGATCAACCATCTTTATTCAATTttggtgtaaaaaaaattaaaaataatgaagaaaCTGAAAGTGAATCGAgtagtattgaaaatattgcaACCGAAGTTGATGTACCAAACGCTTTGGAGACCCAACTTGATACAAATATAGATAATGaatcgttaaaaaattattctctggatattggattatttttatcagcttctaataatataaatgatgcaAAAAAGTACgagttattaaaaaatccatGGACACCGCCCAAAAAttaccaattaataataatattgcaaatgAGATAGATATTTCACGAAAAAAACAAGTCATTGAAAATCGATCTATTCTTCGTCCAATAATTGAAACCTTAATTTTATgtggaaaacaaaatattgctTTAAGAGGTAATAATGACAGTGGAAAAATATATGATGAAAGTATAGAAACAAATGACGGGAATTTTAGAtctttattaagatttaaatcATTGACTGATCCTATTTtagacaaacatttaaaaaacgcAACTTCTTTTGCATCTTACACTAGTCCTAATGTTCAAAATGAAATCATTACTATTTGTGGCAATTTaatacaagaaaatatattaaaaaatatcagaaatacaaaatatttttctattttagtagACGAAACACAAGACGTATCTCGGTTAGAACAAATGTCTTTTTGTGTACGATACGTTGACGGTGTGTCAAACTGTATTATGGAAGATTTTCTTGAATTTTCAATTGTTCGTGATATGACTGGTAAAGGATTATCTACTTCTATACTTCAGTTGCTAGAGCAATTTGGActcgaaaaaaaatttcttgTAGGACAAGGTTATGATGGTGCTGCATCGATGAGTGGGCAGTTCAATGGCGTCCAACAATACATCAGAGGTAAAATAACACTATGAGGTAACACTAGATACCTACCTACCAGTAGCGAGGCTTGAGGTTTTTGGTTGGGGagacactgaaaaaaaaatggcactaATACGCCTAGACCCCCTCTTTTTTTCTTGAACCCGGCAACTATGGCCATTATCTAAacggtaataaataaatgttcaaaaactaaaaacaaaattaaattatatttaaaaacttccaaaataataatatttgatgtaataaaacaaatgtattataatttataaattataaccaacaaaacaaaataaaatgtaatataataaactgtatatGTGCAACTCGCATTAACAtgaagtttaaaaacaaatttacgttaatttatacgttaaatctatttttctattttttgtcTTAGAAAATAAGTCAATGACATTGTCAATAAATGTTGGGTCAGTAGCTAATTCACTCAACATTTTCTTCTCGATAGCCATAGTACACAAATTTGAGAATCTATCGTGTGTCATTGTATTTCTTAGAAACGTCTTGATTCTTTTTAAAGTACTCATACTTCTTTCACTAGAAGCCGTTGTTACAGgaatacacaaaattaattgtaacaATTTTGTAAGCTCTACGTACACTTCTTGTAACTCAGCTGAaacaaatatgattatattataattaaatacatagattttaaaaataataatgattatgtaccaacctttaataatataattcagcaATTCTTTTGGTGGAAGatgtttgttattatcattgtaaataacTGTTAATTCATTTTGTAATCTCTCTTGTTCGAATACTCCTGGGAAAACTTTTAGTAGTTGATTTAGTTTCTCAATTggaaaatgttttttgtaattaataaactcATTGTTGTTTGCGAGctcaataaatttcaaaacgTGAAAATCTTGAAATCGAACTTCAGTTTGGATAATTATTGAGTCCAATATTTCATACGTCAGATTTTTGAGACTATTTATATCTTTGTCTGTATATTGAAGTTCGTTATTCAATTCCATTGCAGACTCGCAACACTCGGTTATAGTATTTTGGTCATTTCTCATAGCTGATAATTGTGtagataaattttttatttcatttatgcaaGTTTGTACATCCGCAGTGCATTTTGtttgaagtattaaaaatacatgatccgagtatataaatattcgaTGAAACagacataataaatacacaaatttttgatttgataatttatgCAGTAACCCATACGCTGTACTTATAGAAATCGGATCCCAGTCTTCCCCCTCTGTTACATACGATATCGCTTTTTGTAGTTCTTTAAAATGTGTACTTATAGTAGCTGCTGCTCTTGAATGGTAATTCCACCTTGTTTCACAACTTTTTGGCAACTTAAAACCTTTTTCCCGAAGCAGCTCAGTTCGTTTTGGTGATCTACTGAAAAATGTGTGAAACATTGTAAGGTCGCTTATAAAAATACGGACggacttaatattttttgaccCATGTAAAAAAATTAGGTTCAGTTGATGGGCATAGCAGTGAATAAATAGGGCTTTtggataagtttttttaataatggctTGGACTCCATTTTGGTTTCCAGCCATGACGGCCGCTCCATCATAAGTCTGacatataattttatcgtttatattCCATTTGGTTATTTCtgccaataaaatatttgagagCCCAACAGCACTTTTATCTTTTGATACATCAAAAAAACCTATAAATCTCTCTTCAATGTTGTTGTCAACAacgtatcttaaaataatactcaTTTGTGATTTGCACGATACATCGGTAGTTTCGTCGGCTTGTATAGACACAAAATTTGCacattttaaatcattcattattttagtatttatgacaTCTGTAATACAAGCAATTAAATCATTTTGCACATCACTAGACGTTCCTTTAAATAAAGAGTTAGACAAAAAATGTTCTTTGAGTATTTGTTCTTCTTGCGATAAGAGTTCTAATAGCTCTAAATAATTACCCTTACTTAATGAGCTTTTTCGTTCATCGTGTCCTCGGAAAGCTAACTCTTGTTTCCCCAAATAACACACAACATGAATTAATCGAGCTAATATGCGACGGTTAATGCCAACttgttcattatattttatggcttGCAAGCGTCGCCCTTCCGATAGTGCatgatcaattatatttttaccaagtAACTTAAATTGTTCCTGACAAACGAGATGCCTTTCAGAAATAGCATGTTTGTTTGCTTTTCGTtcgaaattttttatatttgatacacCTTCGTTGCTCCAGGTTTTCTCTCCTCTTAATAATAAGCagtaaaaacaatatagtttatttcttaCCTGACTACCAGTAAgccatttatattttgaataccacACGAATTGAAATTTTCTAGTTGTTTTTCCGTCAGCTATTGTTAAATGCAATAAGGGacatggttttttatttttaagttcatattttttttcgtatgaataattattaattccatCGTCCAAAATGGAATTAATTAAATCGTCAGCCATTATGAATTACGAGgacaattaattacaattacaataagaaataataaatattgtaaaacagtCGTACGACATTACGATTGCGCGGCGTGACAATGCGACGGCGACGTTTATTGAGGATTGAGGTAATTACGAACGGCGAGACTTGTCTCATCGAGTACATAGTAATCCCCACTCACATTAACATTTCCCTTGTACCCGCGCACCTATATTTGTGAGACAATGCGTCGCAACGTCTTTTAGATTTAGATATAATACCGTATTTGAAATGACCCGTATCGCCAACACGTACGCACGGCTGTATCGCCGCCGTATGCCCGTATCGCGTGCATCTAATCTATTTTAAGAATTCTATAACTTTATAACGAAAAACCGATTTTAACAAATACTGAAacatacatcatatattttaatattttataatataaaataaaattcacatttttaaatattgtataaaacaaaataataattatttatttgtcccGTGTTCTAATTTCTAAGTGGGGAGACATTGTCTCTTTGTCTCCTATGACGCTTCGCCACTGCTACctacacaattttataatttaatttttatattttagaggcTGTTCCACATGCGCTTTATGTGCATTGCGCTTCTCATTCTTTGAATTTGGCTGTAGGAAGTTCATGTAAAATCGTATCAATTAGAAACTGTATTGGAACTGTATCTtcagtaataacatttttccgAGCTTCATCGCAAAGAACAAAAACACTGATTGAATGTATTAATGAATATGTCCCAcaaagtcaaacaaaaactCTAATAAAAATGTGTGAAACGCGATGGGTAGATCGACATGAAAGCTTAATTagatttaaagaattatataaagCTATTTATTacaccgaaaaaaaaatcacaatcatATTGATAAAAAACTATGTTAGAATGACAATAATCTTGTTAATATAGAGCCAACAAGATTTTTGTATCAATTTAACAATACTATTGTTGCACCATTTGGCAATGTTgaatcaattaataaacattgttaatttgacaatttttttgtcGATATAGAACCAACAaggtttttttatcaatttgacAATATTGTTGTAACTTCCAATATTGTTGAAAcaatctataaaaattgttacttTGACAattggtataattatatgtataaatttgtattgttgccataattaaaaatattgttga encodes the following:
- the LOC132926245 gene encoding zinc finger MYM-type protein 1-like, translated to MNWLSVGDVTLTEKQLENFNSCGIQNINGLLVVRGEKTWSNEGVSNIKNFERKANKHAISERHLVCQEQFKLLGKNIIDHALSEGRRLQAIKYNEQVGINRRILARLIHVVCYLGKQELAFRGHDERKSSLSKGNYLELLELLSQEEQILKEHFLSNSLFKGTSSDVQNDLIACITDVINTKIMNDLKCANFVSIQADETTDVSCKSQMSIILRYVVDNNIEERFIGFFDVSKDKSAVGLSNILLAEITKWNINDKIICQTYDGAAVMAGNQNGVQAIIKKTYPKALFIHCYAHQLNLIFLHGSKNIKSVRIFISDLTMFHTFFSRSPKRTELLREKGFKLPKSCETRWNYHSRAAATISTHFKELQKAISYVTEGEDWDPISISTAYGLLHKLSNQKFVYLLCLFHRIFIYSDHVFLILQTKCTADVQTCINEIKNLSTQLSAMRNDQNTITECCESAMELNNELQYTDKDINSLKNLTYEILDSIIIQTEVRFQDFHVLKFIELANNNEFINYKKHFPIEKLNQLLKVFPGVFEQERLQNELTVIYNDNNKHLPPKELLNYIIKAELQEVYVELTKLLQLILCIPVTTASSERSMSTLKRIKTFLRNTMTHDRFSNLCTMAIEKKMLSELATDPTFIDNFLNIYLLPFR